The following proteins come from a genomic window of Mucinivorans hirudinis:
- a CDS encoding Dihydropteroate synthase: protein MVKVMAIVNITPDSFWEGSRNVAIKDIERRVVQAVREGASILDLGGYSTRPGAADVSLEEELSRLDSAFEVIRCSGLSEVEISVDTFRSQVVEKIYDKWGRFIVNDISAGRLDAGMIGLVGRLGLPYIAMHSRANPATMQSMTDYEDVVSEVSEFLRAKIAECRAAGISDITVDPGFGFAKTLPQNYELLRGLHRVCELGVPVLAGLSRKSMIWRTLGVTPDEALNGTTALNWEALRQGATVLRVHDVRAAVEVVEIYTTFTEGIVIS from the coding sequence ATGGTTAAAGTGATGGCTATAGTGAACATTACACCGGACTCTTTTTGGGAGGGAAGCCGTAATGTTGCGATTAAGGATATAGAAAGACGTGTCGTGCAGGCAGTTCGGGAGGGGGCTTCGATTTTGGATTTGGGAGGGTATTCCACCAGACCGGGGGCAGCAGACGTTTCTCTCGAAGAGGAGCTCTCTAGACTCGATAGTGCCTTTGAGGTGATTAGATGCTCGGGATTGAGCGAGGTGGAGATTTCGGTGGATACTTTTCGTAGCCAAGTGGTTGAAAAGATTTATGATAAGTGGGGACGATTTATTGTGAATGATATTTCGGCAGGTCGATTGGATGCAGGGATGATTGGTCTTGTGGGGCGCTTAGGGTTGCCATACATTGCGATGCACAGTCGCGCAAACCCTGCCACGATGCAGTCTATGACAGATTACGAAGATGTTGTATCGGAGGTGAGTGAGTTCCTTCGCGCCAAAATAGCGGAGTGTCGTGCCGCGGGGATTTCGGACATTACGGTAGACCCCGGGTTTGGGTTTGCAAAAACGCTGCCGCAAAATTATGAATTGCTCCGCGGTTTGCATCGCGTGTGTGAATTGGGCGTTCCGGTTTTGGCGGGTCTATCGCGCAAGTCGATGATTTGGCGCACGCTTGGTGTTACGCCTGACGAGGCTCTTAATGGCACAACGGCTCTGAATTGGGAGGCACTCAGACAGGGCGCAACGGTGCTGCGTGTGCACGATGTGAGGGCGGCGGTGGAAGTTGTAGAAATTTATACTACCTTTACAGAGGGAATTGTGATTAGTTAA
- a CDS encoding Diadenylate cyclase spyDAC (Bacterial checkpoint controller DisA with nucleotide-binding domain), whose protein sequence is MSFIDFSIIDAIDIAIVGLLIWQIYRAIRGTAAFSIFWGIALVYLLWLGVKIAGMELLSVILGQVMGVGVLALIIVFQPEIRRYLLMIGSRYSSSKGVFGKWFKREESHSHSIIGSEEIAKACYAMSTTRTGALIAIERKSNLDVYAETGDIIDAELSNRLIQNIFFKNSPLHDGAMIMRDGRIWAARCILPTSENPNIPPSLGLRHRAAFGLSENTDALLIVVSEETGGISVIDSGKRRTVGSYEELLMTLS, encoded by the coding sequence ATGTCATTCATAGATTTTTCCATAATTGATGCCATCGATATAGCCATCGTGGGTTTGCTTATTTGGCAAATATACAGAGCTATACGTGGTACGGCGGCATTCTCCATTTTTTGGGGGATTGCCCTTGTTTATCTCCTGTGGCTCGGGGTTAAAATTGCTGGTATGGAGTTGCTAAGCGTGATTCTTGGGCAGGTTATGGGTGTGGGGGTGTTGGCGTTGATTATTGTTTTCCAGCCTGAAATACGGCGTTATCTGTTGATGATTGGCTCTCGCTATTCGAGCAGCAAGGGTGTTTTCGGTAAGTGGTTTAAGCGTGAAGAGTCTCACAGCCATTCGATTATAGGCAGTGAAGAGATTGCCAAAGCGTGCTATGCTATGTCCACCACGCGAACCGGCGCACTTATTGCCATCGAACGCAAAAGCAACCTCGATGTCTATGCCGAAACAGGAGATATCATTGATGCCGAGCTTAGTAATAGACTCATTCAGAATATATTTTTCAAAAACTCACCACTCCACGATGGAGCAATGATTATGCGGGATGGACGAATCTGGGCAGCAAGGTGCATCCTCCCCACATCGGAAAATCCCAATATTCCTCCCAGCCTCGGTCTGCGCCACCGTGCCGCCTTCGGGCTGTCGGAAAATACTGATGCACTGTTGATTGTGGTGTCCGAGGAGACCGGTGGCATCTCCGTTATCGACTCCGGCAAACGCCGTACCGTTGGCAGCTACGAAGAACTATTAATGACCCTATCATAA
- a CDS encoding Methyl-directed repair DNA adenine methylase translates to MSKAKPFIKWVGGKSQLIEKIGENLPADFVRCSVYVEPFVGGGAVMFHVLQNYKNIKRAIVNDINHELILTYNIVKNDSKTLIKRLSRIEDEFYNLENSEQREEYFLEKREMFNQKNSDAITTSSLFIFLNKTCFNGLYRVNSKGLFNVPYGKYIKPVICDTATLLADSELLQRVEILEGDFSQTVKYASKDTLFYCDPPYKPISETSTFNSYAKGGFCDNEQERLKKFCDEVSLNGAMFLQSNSSPEDGFFDSLYNEYRIEKVLASRMVNSVGAKRGKITELLISNYQNINQPQLSLF, encoded by the coding sequence ATGAGCAAAGCAAAACCTTTCATTAAATGGGTTGGTGGCAAATCACAACTGATTGAGAAAATCGGCGAGAATTTGCCGGCTGATTTCGTGCGCTGTTCTGTGTATGTAGAGCCTTTTGTGGGTGGAGGGGCTGTTATGTTTCATGTTTTACAAAACTACAAAAACATTAAGCGCGCTATAGTAAACGATATTAATCACGAATTAATATTGACATACAACATTGTGAAAAACGATTCTAAAACTCTCATAAAAAGGCTAAGTAGAATAGAAGACGAATTTTACAACCTTGAAAATAGTGAGCAGCGCGAGGAGTATTTTTTGGAGAAGAGGGAGATGTTTAATCAAAAAAACAGCGATGCTATAACAACGAGTTCACTGTTTATATTCCTCAACAAAACTTGTTTCAACGGATTATATAGGGTTAATAGTAAGGGTTTATTTAATGTTCCTTATGGAAAGTATATCAAACCTGTAATTTGCGATACGGCTACATTGTTGGCAGACAGTGAATTATTACAAAGGGTTGAAATTTTGGAAGGAGACTTTTCACAAACGGTAAAATATGCCTCAAAAGACACTCTTTTTTATTGCGACCCACCATATAAGCCTATCAGCGAGACCTCTACGTTTAATTCATATGCAAAAGGGGGATTTTGTGATAATGAGCAAGAACGGTTGAAGAAATTTTGTGACGAGGTGAGTTTGAATGGCGCAATGTTTTTACAAAGTAACTCTTCTCCCGAAGATGGTTTCTTTGATAGTCTATATAATGAGTATCGTATCGAAAAGGTATTGGCATCAAGAATGGTCAATTCGGTAGGTGCTAAGAGAGGTAAGATAACGGAGTTACTTATTTCGAACTACCAAAATATTAATCAACCTCAGTTATCTCTGTTTTAG
- a CDS encoding Mu-like prophage protein gp29, whose protein sequence is MANSASWQRIFDYYSLNEWDFENEPYYITSKQIKIACHDFTKTSEKEVRILCKQDSRKDRPQIFIDKGLFILPVKNGKYVIVKGEGYVDIPDIDIEIATYDSRLDFKLDSSIVGNSEMQHLDFAYASSLIRTFMDDDSLVLTIRGRKYTPQFDFQVGNYLLHTEKVQTEVDAGYEGKDKIVLVEAKNTKTKNTIIRQLYYPFRQWQKHTDKDVVLLFFEKRRGFYLIWQYEFSDVNDYNSIVLKKFAKYRINSPNTKVDKH, encoded by the coding sequence ATGGCAAATAGTGCATCGTGGCAAAGAATTTTCGATTATTATTCACTTAACGAATGGGACTTCGAAAATGAACCTTATTACATAACATCGAAGCAAATTAAAATTGCTTGTCATGATTTTACTAAAACAAGTGAAAAAGAGGTTCGTATTTTGTGCAAACAAGATAGCAGAAAAGATAGACCCCAAATTTTTATAGATAAGGGATTATTCATTCTGCCTGTTAAAAATGGTAAATATGTAATAGTGAAAGGTGAGGGATATGTTGATATCCCCGATATTGACATAGAAATAGCGACTTATGACTCAAGATTAGATTTCAAACTTGATTCTTCTATTGTTGGAAATTCCGAAATGCAGCATTTAGATTTTGCTTATGCCTCTTCTTTGATACGTACCTTTATGGATGATGATTCGCTTGTGCTTACTATTAGAGGCAGAAAGTATACTCCTCAATTTGACTTTCAAGTAGGTAATTATCTATTACATACCGAAAAAGTACAAACGGAAGTAGATGCAGGATATGAGGGCAAGGATAAAATTGTATTAGTAGAAGCAAAAAATACTAAAACAAAAAATACTATAATAAGACAATTATATTACCCATTTCGCCAGTGGCAAAAGCATACAGATAAAGATGTAGTATTGTTGTTTTTTGAAAAACGCAGAGGATTTTATTTGATATGGCAATATGAGTTTAGTGATGTGAACGACTATAATAGTATTGTTTTGAAGAAATTTGCGAAATATAGAATAAACAGTCCGAATACAAAAGTAGATAAACATTAA
- a CDS encoding Pyruvate-flavodoxin oxidoreductase encodes MAKKFITCDGNYAAAHIAYMFSEVSAIYPITPSSTMAEYVDEWAAKGKKNIFGETVKVVEMQSEAGAAGAVHGSLQAGALTTTYTASQGLLLMIPNMYKIAGELLPAVFHVSARALAAQALSIFGDHQDVMSARATGFAMLASGSVQEVMDLSAVAHLAAIKGRVPFLSFFDGFRTSHEIQKIEEFDTNTLKSLVDEQALGEFRARALNPENPVTRGTAQNPDIYFQSREAANRFYDAVPDIVNEYMGKISEITGREYKPFTYYGAADAENIIIAMGSVTETIKEVIDMKVAAGEKVGLLTIHLYRPFSAKYFFNVLPKSVKRICVIDRTKEPGANGEPLYMEIKELFYNCDSRPLVVGGRYGLSSKDTTPAQIIAIYDNLASNEPKNQFVVGIVDDVTFKSLPTGEEVSVSPVGTYEARFIGLGADGTVGANKNSIKIIGDNTNKYCQAYFAYDSKKSGGYTSSHLRFGDEPIRSTYLVNTPDFVACHVPSYLGKYDLLKGLKKGGTFLLNSIWDETTVANHLPDDMKKYMAVNDIQFYIINATKIATEIGLGNRTNTIMQAAFFKLANVIPYDLAVEQMKKAIYKSYGNKGEKIVNMNYAAVDAGGAVTKVEVPAEWASIVVKPKEVDSTKPEFITKVVDVINSLDGDLLPVSTFVGREDGTWEAGTSAYEKRGIAAEVPCWNPENCIQCNKCAYVCPHAAIRPFLMTEEEKAKAPVEVVSMAGNGAIKEYQYKIQVSPLDCSGCGNCANICPGKKGVKALEMKPLASQMPAQQQLFDYLHTSVGYKVVMDKTKTVRGLQFEQPLFEFSGACAGCGETPYIKAITQLFGDRMMVANATGCSSIYGGSAPSTPYTKNAKGQGPAWANSLFEDNAEFGLGMSIAGDKLRERLVLIMEEAMAKCSCCTEEIKAAMSEWINNKDNGEASKTATDKLLPLVEACDCKYCKDIVELKQYLVKRSQWIFGGDGWAYDIGYGGVDHVLASGANVNILVMDTEVYSNTGGQSSKATPVGAIAKFASSGKRIRKKDLGMMAVSYGYVYVAQVAMGASHEQYFAAIKEAEAYDGPSLIIAYSPCINHGIKGGMGVSQQTEEKAVECGYWHLWRYNPMLEAEGKNPFVLDSKEPDWSKFQQFLGNEVRYTSLQKQYPEEAAQLFQAAEDNAKWRLNGYVRLANMSY; translated from the coding sequence ATGGCAAAGAAATTTATCACGTGTGATGGTAACTACGCTGCGGCGCATATCGCGTATATGTTTAGCGAGGTGTCGGCGATTTATCCTATCACTCCCAGCTCCACAATGGCTGAATATGTGGACGAATGGGCGGCAAAAGGCAAAAAGAACATCTTTGGAGAGACCGTAAAAGTTGTAGAGATGCAGTCAGAGGCGGGTGCTGCGGGTGCGGTGCACGGCTCGTTGCAGGCGGGTGCACTCACCACCACTTATACAGCATCGCAAGGTCTGCTTCTGATGATTCCCAATATGTACAAGATTGCAGGTGAGTTGCTTCCGGCAGTGTTCCACGTGTCGGCACGTGCTCTGGCGGCGCAAGCTCTCTCAATCTTTGGCGACCACCAAGATGTGATGTCGGCACGCGCAACCGGTTTTGCGATGTTGGCTTCGGGTTCGGTTCAGGAGGTGATGGACCTCTCGGCAGTGGCTCACTTGGCGGCTATCAAAGGACGCGTCCCTTTCCTCAGCTTTTTTGACGGCTTCCGCACCTCTCACGAGATTCAAAAAATTGAGGAATTCGACACGAACACTCTAAAATCACTTGTCGATGAACAAGCCTTAGGAGAATTCCGTGCGCGTGCTCTTAATCCCGAAAATCCCGTTACGCGCGGTACGGCTCAAAACCCCGATATTTACTTCCAATCGCGCGAGGCGGCAAATCGTTTCTACGATGCCGTGCCCGATATTGTGAACGAATATATGGGAAAGATTTCCGAAATTACAGGTCGTGAATACAAGCCATTTACATACTACGGAGCGGCGGATGCGGAAAACATCATTATCGCGATGGGTTCTGTAACGGAAACTATCAAAGAGGTGATTGATATGAAGGTTGCGGCGGGCGAAAAGGTTGGTCTTTTGACAATACACCTCTACCGTCCATTCTCGGCGAAATATTTCTTCAATGTTCTACCAAAGAGTGTAAAAAGAATTTGCGTTATCGACCGCACCAAAGAGCCGGGTGCAAATGGCGAGCCTTTGTATATGGAAATAAAAGAGTTGTTCTATAACTGCGACAGCCGTCCTTTGGTTGTCGGTGGGCGTTATGGTCTCTCTTCAAAGGACACTACCCCTGCTCAGATTATCGCAATCTACGATAATTTGGCTTCTAATGAACCTAAGAATCAATTTGTTGTTGGTATTGTTGATGATGTTACGTTCAAGTCTCTGCCAACGGGCGAGGAGGTGAGTGTTTCACCGGTGGGCACTTACGAGGCGCGTTTTATCGGTCTCGGTGCGGACGGAACGGTGGGTGCGAACAAGAACTCTATCAAAATCATCGGCGACAACACCAATAAATATTGTCAGGCTTACTTTGCTTATGACAGCAAGAAATCGGGCGGTTACACCTCTTCTCACCTTCGTTTCGGTGACGAGCCAATCCGCTCTACCTATCTTGTGAACACCCCCGACTTCGTAGCGTGCCACGTACCTTCGTACCTTGGTAAATACGACTTGTTGAAAGGTTTGAAAAAAGGAGGTACTTTCCTTCTGAACTCTATTTGGGACGAAACGACGGTTGCCAACCACCTGCCCGATGATATGAAGAAGTATATGGCAGTGAACGATATACAATTCTACATAATCAACGCTACCAAAATTGCTACGGAAATAGGTCTGGGTAACCGCACGAATACCATTATGCAGGCGGCATTCTTCAAGCTGGCGAACGTGATTCCTTACGATTTGGCGGTTGAGCAGATGAAGAAGGCAATCTACAAATCCTATGGTAATAAGGGTGAAAAGATTGTTAATATGAACTATGCGGCAGTGGATGCAGGCGGGGCAGTTACCAAGGTGGAGGTGCCGGCAGAGTGGGCATCTATTGTTGTCAAACCAAAGGAGGTTGATAGTACCAAGCCCGAGTTCATCACGAAGGTTGTTGATGTTATCAATAGTCTGGATGGTGATTTACTTCCCGTTTCTACTTTTGTCGGACGCGAAGATGGTACTTGGGAGGCTGGTACGTCGGCTTACGAAAAGCGTGGTATCGCCGCAGAAGTCCCTTGCTGGAATCCGGAAAACTGTATCCAGTGTAACAAGTGTGCTTATGTTTGTCCCCACGCTGCTATTCGTCCGTTCCTGATGACCGAAGAGGAGAAAGCGAAAGCACCTGTGGAAGTGGTCTCTATGGCGGGTAACGGCGCAATCAAAGAGTATCAATACAAGATTCAGGTTTCACCTTTGGACTGTTCGGGTTGTGGCAACTGTGCTAATATATGTCCGGGCAAGAAGGGTGTTAAGGCTTTGGAGATGAAACCACTTGCATCACAAATGCCTGCTCAGCAACAACTGTTCGACTATTTGCACACAAGTGTTGGTTATAAGGTGGTTATGGATAAGACCAAGACGGTGCGGGGTTTGCAGTTCGAGCAGCCTTTGTTCGAGTTCTCGGGTGCGTGTGCAGGTTGTGGCGAAACTCCTTATATCAAGGCTATTACGCAGTTGTTCGGTGATAGAATGATGGTTGCCAATGCGACGGGTTGTTCCTCAATCTATGGTGGTTCTGCCCCCTCTACTCCGTATACTAAAAATGCTAAGGGTCAAGGTCCTGCGTGGGCAAACTCTCTGTTTGAGGATAATGCTGAGTTTGGTCTTGGTATGTCTATAGCGGGAGATAAACTTCGCGAGCGTTTGGTGTTGATTATGGAGGAGGCTATGGCTAAATGCAGCTGCTGCACAGAGGAAATCAAGGCGGCTATGAGCGAGTGGATTAACAATAAGGATAATGGCGAGGCATCGAAAACGGCTACCGACAAGTTGTTGCCGTTGGTTGAGGCTTGTGACTGCAAATATTGTAAGGATATTGTCGAGTTGAAACAATACCTCGTGAAACGTTCGCAGTGGATATTCGGTGGCGACGGTTGGGCATATGACATCGGTTATGGCGGTGTAGACCACGTACTTGCATCGGGTGCAAATGTAAATATCTTGGTTATGGACACAGAGGTTTACTCTAACACGGGCGGTCAGTCATCCAAGGCTACTCCGGTGGGTGCAATCGCGAAATTTGCATCATCGGGCAAACGTATCCGTAAGAAAGACCTCGGTATGATGGCAGTTTCATATGGCTATGTGTATGTTGCTCAGGTTGCTATGGGTGCTTCTCACGAACAGTACTTTGCTGCTATCAAAGAGGCTGAGGCTTACGATGGACCATCACTCATCATAGCATACTCTCCTTGTATCAACCACGGAATCAAGGGTGGTATGGGTGTGTCTCAGCAGACCGAGGAGAAGGCGGTTGAGTGTGGTTACTGGCACTTGTGGCGTTACAATCCGATGTTGGAGGCAGAGGGTAAGAATCCGTTTGTTCTCGACAGCAAGGAGCCTGATTGGAGCAAATTCCAACAGTTCCTTGGCAACGAAGTTCGCTACACCTCGCTCCAAAAGCAATACCCCGAGGAGGCAGCTCAACTCTTCCAAGCAGCAGAGGATAATGCAAAATGGCGCTTGAATGGCTATGTTCGCCTTGCGAATATGAGCTACTAA
- a CDS encoding RNA polymerase sigma factor RpoD has protein sequence MRQLKITKSITNRESASLDKYLQEIGREELISVEEEVELAQRIRKGDQEALEKLTKANLRFVVSVAKQYQNQGLTLPDLINEGNLGLIKAAEKFDETRGFKFISYAVWWIRQSILQALAEQSRIVRLPLNQVGSLNKINKAFARFEQENERTPSPEELAQVLDIPREKVADTLRVSGRHVSVDAPFAEGEDNTLLDVLANNDSPNADRALINESLSVEIERALATLTERERDIIRYFFGIGTAELTLEEVGDKFGLTRERVRQIKEKAIRRLRNGSRSKLLKSYLG, from the coding sequence ATGAGACAGTTAAAAATCACAAAATCAATTACCAATCGCGAGAGTGCGTCGTTGGACAAGTATCTGCAGGAGATAGGACGCGAGGAGTTGATTTCCGTCGAAGAGGAGGTAGAGCTAGCACAGCGAATCCGCAAGGGTGACCAGGAAGCACTCGAGAAATTGACCAAGGCGAATCTTCGTTTTGTAGTTTCTGTTGCTAAACAATATCAGAACCAAGGACTTACCCTGCCTGACTTAATTAATGAGGGTAATCTTGGCTTGATAAAAGCTGCCGAGAAATTTGATGAGACACGTGGTTTTAAGTTCATCTCCTATGCGGTATGGTGGATTCGTCAATCCATTTTGCAGGCGTTGGCTGAGCAGTCTCGTATTGTGCGCTTGCCGCTGAATCAGGTTGGTTCGCTCAACAAAATCAACAAGGCTTTTGCACGATTTGAACAGGAAAATGAGCGCACACCATCGCCCGAAGAGCTGGCACAGGTGCTTGATATCCCCCGCGAAAAAGTTGCGGACACTCTACGTGTTTCCGGCAGACACGTTTCAGTGGATGCGCCATTTGCAGAAGGCGAAGACAACACGCTCTTGGATGTCTTGGCAAATAACGACTCGCCCAACGCAGACCGTGCATTGATTAACGAGTCTCTTTCGGTTGAGATTGAACGGGCATTAGCTACCCTGACCGAGCGAGAAAGAGACATCATAAGGTATTTTTTCGGAATCGGAACGGCGGAACTAACCCTAGAGGAGGTTGGCGACAAGTTCGGCCTTACTCGCGAACGGGTGCGCCAAATTAAGGAGAAGGCTATACGGCGACTCCGCAACGGTTCGCGCAGCAAACTGCTCAAATCATATCTGGGATAG
- a CDS encoding HtrA protease/chaperone protein: MKKRVVLLTILASALVGGASAFFTTNFCSPTNSGYSFTVGDNGVDSNLKFVNNPLTENILPDFTQAAEKGVKSVVNIEIVKKVAIVQPQFGGDDMFEYFFGNPNRNRGQGQQQTPQYQEQRGGGSGVIISEDGYIVSNNHVVEDATEVMVTTSDGEKYTAKVIGTDPATDIALIKIDAKNLPTLQFGNSDSLRLGEWVLAVGNPYGLTSTVTQGIVSAKGRTMGMQKNSKLEIESFIQTDAAVNRGNSGGALITLDGSLVGINTMVYSPTGSYTGYSFAIPSSIVRKVVADIMEFGVAQRAFLGIQMGEITADWLERFGKEAGIKERGGIYIGEVVENGAAAAAGIKKGDVLISINEQKTNSVSDVYETISRYRPNDKVKISIKRDGEMKHFEVTLRNKTGNTDVVRKQELDLAKFLGARFDNVTDAQKKQLSIKGGVQVISLLPDGLLARSRVKVGYIITAINDIAINNIAQFESINIQDIELLEGIYPDGRRMSYGTIAK; this comes from the coding sequence ATGAAAAAGCGAGTAGTATTATTAACAATTCTTGCATCAGCTCTTGTTGGAGGGGCGAGTGCATTTTTTACAACTAATTTCTGTAGCCCGACAAATAGCGGTTACAGCTTCACGGTTGGTGATAACGGGGTTGATAGCAACCTGAAATTTGTCAATAACCCATTAACGGAAAACATCTTACCCGACTTCACTCAAGCCGCCGAAAAAGGTGTGAAATCCGTTGTCAATATCGAAATAGTAAAAAAGGTTGCTATTGTTCAGCCTCAATTCGGCGGCGACGATATGTTCGAGTACTTTTTCGGCAACCCCAACCGTAATCGAGGACAAGGTCAGCAGCAAACACCCCAATATCAGGAGCAACGCGGTGGTGGCTCCGGCGTGATCATCTCGGAAGACGGTTACATTGTCAGTAACAATCACGTTGTGGAGGACGCAACTGAAGTTATGGTTACAACATCGGACGGCGAAAAATACACGGCTAAGGTTATCGGCACTGACCCGGCTACCGATATTGCACTTATCAAAATTGATGCCAAAAATTTGCCAACTCTACAATTTGGTAACTCGGATTCACTTAGACTGGGCGAATGGGTCTTGGCGGTGGGTAACCCCTATGGCTTAACATCGACTGTAACTCAGGGTATTGTATCGGCAAAAGGACGCACTATGGGTATGCAAAAAAATTCTAAGTTGGAGATAGAATCTTTCATTCAAACGGACGCAGCCGTGAACCGAGGCAACAGTGGTGGCGCGCTAATCACATTGGACGGTAGTTTGGTAGGCATAAACACTATGGTCTATTCTCCGACAGGTTCATACACGGGTTATTCGTTTGCCATACCATCGTCAATAGTGCGCAAAGTGGTAGCGGATATAATGGAGTTCGGTGTGGCTCAGCGTGCATTTCTGGGTATCCAGATGGGAGAAATCACAGCCGACTGGCTCGAAAGATTCGGTAAGGAGGCGGGAATCAAAGAACGTGGCGGTATATACATAGGTGAAGTTGTGGAGAATGGAGCTGCGGCGGCGGCGGGCATCAAGAAAGGGGATGTGCTAATTTCCATCAATGAACAGAAAACAAACTCAGTTTCGGATGTGTATGAGACCATTTCGCGCTACCGCCCCAACGACAAAGTAAAAATTTCTATAAAAAGAGATGGGGAGATGAAACATTTCGAGGTCACTTTACGTAATAAGACTGGTAACACAGATGTGGTACGCAAACAGGAATTGGATTTGGCAAAATTCCTGGGCGCTAGGTTTGACAACGTGACCGATGCTCAGAAGAAGCAGCTCAGCATTAAGGGTGGCGTACAAGTAATTTCTCTGCTTCCGGACGGATTGTTGGCAAGAAGCCGAGTAAAGGTAGGGTATATCATTACTGCAATTAACGATATTGCCATCAATAATATTGCGCAGTTTGAGAGTATAAATATCCAAGATATTGAGCTTTTGGAGGGTATCTATCCTGATGGAAGACGTATGAGCTACGGAACGATAGCAAAATAA
- a CDS encoding Lipoate synthase, with translation MSHDDPQQVAGRKPKWLKIKLHNSQGYAEVASLVKQHDLHTICSSGRCPNISECWSRGTATFMICGDVCTRSCRFCATKSGKPMPLDRDEPQKIARSIKVMGLRYAVITSVDRDDLPDGGAGQWVDTIEAIKELNHDVKVEVLIPDFDGRKELLDLIINSRADVIGHNLETVEELTDSVRSRAKYTTSLEVLRYISSCGKEAKSGIMVGLGETPEQVVKTLEDLRSAGVGRATIGQYLQPTSKQLPVVEYVTPEQFAFYKQKAVELGFTHIESAPLVRSSYMAEYSEGRAKCV, from the coding sequence ATGTCTCACGATGACCCCCAACAGGTCGCTGGGCGTAAACCTAAATGGTTAAAGATTAAACTCCATAACTCGCAAGGATATGCCGAGGTTGCCTCCTTGGTGAAGCAACACGACCTACATACAATATGTAGTAGCGGTCGCTGCCCCAACATTTCTGAATGTTGGAGCCGCGGAACAGCTACATTTATGATTTGCGGGGATGTCTGTACCCGCTCCTGCCGTTTTTGTGCAACGAAGAGCGGTAAACCAATGCCATTAGACAGAGATGAACCCCAGAAAATTGCCCGTAGCATAAAAGTTATGGGTTTGCGTTATGCGGTTATAACTTCGGTAGACCGCGACGACTTGCCCGATGGTGGGGCAGGGCAGTGGGTAGACACCATTGAGGCAATCAAGGAGCTCAACCACGATGTCAAGGTGGAGGTGTTGATTCCCGACTTTGACGGACGTAAGGAGTTGTTGGATTTGATAATAAACAGCCGGGCGGATGTTATCGGGCACAATCTCGAAACTGTTGAAGAGCTGACAGATAGCGTAAGAAGTCGTGCCAAATATACAACATCACTCGAAGTTTTACGTTATATAAGCAGTTGTGGTAAAGAGGCTAAGAGCGGCATTATGGTTGGCTTGGGCGAAACTCCCGAACAGGTTGTCAAAACATTGGAGGATTTGCGTAGTGCGGGGGTTGGTCGTGCTACCATAGGGCAGTACCTGCAACCTACATCAAAGCAACTGCCCGTTGTGGAATACGTTACGCCCGAACAATTTGCCTTTTACAAACAAAAGGCGGTTGAGTTGGGCTTTACTCATATTGAGTCGGCGCCGCTTGTGAGGTCGTCGTATATGGCGGAATATTCGGAGGGAAGAGCAAAATGCGTATAG
- a CDS encoding Octanoate-[acyl-carrier-protein]-protein-N-octan oyltransferase translates to MRIVNCGIIDYQSALAQQRCYFDALLAGGDDEVVMLCEHPHVYTLGKSGNGNNLLINDEFLEKIDATYYKTDRGGDITYHGFGQLVAYPILKLEKHNLSLKDYIYRLEQAIIETVAEFGIASARLEGATGVWIEGQRKIAAIGVKASRYVTMHGIALNVNTDLKYFSYINPCGFVDKGVTSIAKEMGKEVDFERVKRTFCEKFAEQL, encoded by the coding sequence ATGCGTATAGTTAATTGTGGTATAATTGATTATCAAAGCGCCCTTGCGCAACAGCGGTGTTATTTCGATGCTTTGTTGGCGGGTGGAGATGATGAGGTGGTGATGCTGTGCGAGCACCCTCACGTTTATACTTTGGGCAAAAGCGGCAATGGGAATAATTTATTGATTAACGATGAATTTTTAGAAAAAATTGACGCAACTTACTACAAGACAGACCGTGGCGGAGATATAACATACCACGGTTTCGGGCAGTTGGTGGCTTACCCGATATTGAAACTCGAGAAGCATAATCTTTCGTTGAAAGATTATATATATAGGTTGGAGCAGGCAATTATTGAGACTGTGGCTGAGTTCGGTATTGCTTCGGCGAGGCTTGAGGGTGCAACCGGTGTCTGGATAGAGGGGCAGCGAAAGATAGCTGCCATTGGGGTGAAAGCATCGCGCTATGTTACAATGCACGGTATTGCGCTTAATGTCAATACCGATTTGAAATATTTTAGTTATATAAACCCTTGCGGATTTGTGGACAAGGGTGTAACCTCTATTGCCAAGGAGATGGGCAAGGAGGTTGATTTTGAGAGAGTGAAACGGACGTTTTGCGAAAAATTCGCAGAGCAGCTATAA